Proteins co-encoded in one Pseudorhizobium banfieldiae genomic window:
- a CDS encoding deaminase, whose amino-acid sequence MSLVARLLNVIENDILPLTEAGVAAGNKVFGAAILRKSDLSLVLAETNNEMENPLWHGEVHALKRFYELGEKPHAKDLIFLSTHEPCTMCMSAITWAGFDNFYYFFSHEDSRDAFAIPHDLKILNEVFGLPPGGYRRQNAFWHSHAIADLVAVEDEPRRTALLDQSRKIRAAYDRLSGTYQAGKSGNAIPLR is encoded by the coding sequence ATGTCCCTTGTTGCCCGCCTCCTCAACGTCATTGAGAATGACATCCTGCCGCTGACGGAGGCCGGCGTGGCGGCCGGCAACAAGGTGTTCGGCGCGGCGATCCTTCGCAAGTCGGACCTGTCGCTGGTGCTCGCCGAGACCAACAACGAGATGGAGAACCCGCTCTGGCACGGCGAAGTGCATGCGCTGAAGCGCTTCTACGAACTGGGCGAAAAGCCTCACGCCAAGGACCTGATCTTCCTCTCCACCCATGAACCCTGCACCATGTGCATGTCGGCGATCACCTGGGCGGGCTTCGACAATTTCTACTATTTCTTCAGCCACGAGGATTCGCGCGACGCCTTTGCCATTCCGCATGACCTGAAGATCCTGAACGAAGTCTTCGGCCTTCCACCAGGCGGCTACCGGCGGCAGAACGCCTTCTGGCATTCCCATGCGATAGCGGACCTCGTTGCGGTGGAGGATGAGCCGAGGCGCACGGCCCTGCTTGATCAGTCGCGAAAGATCCGCGCCGCCTATGACCGGCTCTCCGGCACCTATCAGGCCGGCAAGTCCGGCAACGCGATCCCACTCCGCTAA